The genomic window GAATTTTCTACAGAGCAGGGCCTTCACACCTCTGCAGGGGAAGGCCACGTGGGCAGGTTAGTCCCCACAGTTTTGTTTTCATCTGTTGATTCTAAAGAAAGGTTCAAAAAAGGGTTTCCCTGCTTTGAAGCTATTTTGAAAACCACAGATGTCAGCCTTCCTTcttacacagatgaggaaacagggcaGCGTGCTGGCAAGCAGGCCTGGGTGGCGGCGGGCAGGACTGGAGAGAGACCGCCTCTCTGCTGGCAGAACAAGCgctctccctgccctgcctccctcaGTTCTGTGACCATCATCCGCTCACACAGGGGCAGCCTAAGGCATACCCTGGGACATCTTTGTCATTCTCGCTTAGGGACAGAAAGAAGTATGTAAGGTGGAAAGTGTGAGATCCAGGGCAAGGGAGGGACATTCTTGGATCTGAATGTCCAGTGTGGACTCAccgtgtgacctcaggcaagtcacatGTCCTCCCAAAGACCAaaatttccttgtctataaagaAGAATCATGTCCTCAGGCTTCCCCAGTGCTGGTATGAGAATCTCATTCATCTGCTCTTGTGCTCACTTTTTCACTCAGTAAGTACCTGAGCTCAGAGGTACTGAAAAAGGTCATCAAAGACCAAGTTAAATACCAGCAGCCCTGCTCCCATTAAAATCAGGGAGGGGAGTTCCCCACAAAGCCAGGAGGCTAATGGGTCTCTGCCCAACAGTAATGATTTATAGGTGACATTTAGTTGAATTATAGTTTGTTCACTCTGTTCCAGATCTGATCTAAAGCATTTACAAAGAttgatttatttaattctcacaacaaccctgtgaggtagatactgttatccccattttgtGTATGGAAGAAATGAGGCACAGAGTGATTTAGCAACTTtaccaagatcacacagctaataaaaggcagagctgggatttaccTCTTGAATTTCCTGGAACCCAGGCTGAAAAAGCTACCCATCTGgaactcattctttttatttttttaaatcaactttttattctttccttcctgataaACTAGCAAAACCAGCTTTGCCCCAACGGCTTTCTAGCCTCTTGCCAAGGGACAGAAGGGGCCTGTTCATAATTCCTGCTCTGGCCCCTGCCGGTCCTGGGCCTCTTTGATGCGGAGTTGGGAGAGGGCTGAGAAATGAGTCAGCTGGGCTCTGGGAGGCCAGAAGAGGATGAATGCTGAGGGAGGGGCCTGTTTCAGCCAACAGTTGTGAGGGAGGAGAGGCACGGACCTCCTCAGAGTCTATTCCATAGTTAGAAGCTCTGCCCTAAGGACCTTTGAGAGCCCCTACCCAAGACGCCTTTGTCTTCCACCTAGCAGAGATGCCctggcctgcccccaccccttggCCGCAGGAGCCAGGCCCAGGCAGACCCTTCCAGCAGCTCTGACCTTAAGCCCCAGTTGTGCCCCCTGGAGCTTCTACTCCAGAGCCCCTGGCTTTCCTCTGGGACGACTTGGGCAGGTCTGTCTACAAAGGGCTTAGCACAGAGgaggctcttgagaaatcttagttcttttcttctcttccctcttcctcctctttctcctcaaaGATTTGAAGGCAGCTGTCAACCTCACTGGGACTGATGCTCCTCCTGGGTCTGGTGGCCCCCTTTTCTCAGTGATTTCCTCTGTCTGGTGACCCTTGGAGTGGGCTGGGGTTCAGGGCGGGGTTCCCCTCCTCGTGGGCCTACCCCTAGACCATCTGTGGGAATGTGGACAGAGTATGTtcttgagcctgtttcctcatccaaAAAATGGGTACAACGGTGAAAGCTCCAGCAAAGGTGGTGAAAAGTAAATCAGATGATGCACAGGCCTGGCACCCAGAAATGGTTGGCCAACAAGCAAAAGGAAGGCCCTCCCTCATTCCAGGCTGGTACCCTAGGGCTGtatgacctctctgagcctcagtttgtgagcgtgtgtgctcagtcgcatctgactctttgtgacccccctggactgtatgtagcccaccaggctcctctgtccatgggattctccacgcaggaatactggagtaggttgccatgccctcctctagggatctttccaacccagggatctaacccacgtctcctgtggttcctgcattggcacatggacttttttttttttttaactgctaagccacctgggaatgcTCTTTTGCCCTCCTACAAAATGAAGCCAtaaccctccctcccccatcgTGGGATGGCTCTGAGGTCTCTCCCTGCCTGATGCGGGGATGGGTGGGTTTTCTTTGAGGCCTCTTTTTCTGATGTTTATCTGTCCTCAGGTCTTTTTACAGAAGTGGGTGTGTCTCTTGCTGGGTGTGGTCACTGGGAGGTATCTTGCCTCCGTGGGGCTCGGTTCTGCTCAGTCCCACCTGGGCTGGGACTGGCTGCTGTGGTGGGAGGGAACCCCTGCGTCAGCCAGGGGTGTGGTTATAGGGCCCCCAGTCTTTCCAGTCAGTGGCAGGGAGAGAGGGCGACCCTGCTGACTCCTTCCTAGAAACCCTGGTGCTGGAACTTTCACTACTTTCAGTACTTCCCGCGTTCTGGGAATGCAGTGACCTAGTTTTTAGCAGCCTTATATGTCCCTCTCTGCCAAGGAGACGTCAGGGCCTGAGCAGTCCAGGGTCCATTGTATCACACAGGGCTATCTGTAAACTGGCTTTGCCTTAGTGACCCACCCATTCCCCTTAACTCCACCTCTTTCTCACAGCACAATTTATACCAGACCCCTGCAATCCTGGCCCTTTCTGCACCTTTGCCTCCTCCTCATCTCTTCCAGGGAGCCCTCCCTGATACATCCGTGGTCACCACTGCCCGTGCCACTCAGTCCCATGCTTCTCTCATGGTGTCCCACCGTGGCCTGCCTGGTACATAGAGCTGGAAGGGACTGCAGGACGGGCCTAGCCAGGCCTGCCACTCAGAGCCCCTCTGCTACTTTGTGTGCATCCACACTCGCCCtcgcgtgtacacacacactgaaCTCCTGGAAGTCCGGGGTCAGTCGGTCATCTTGCCTCCTCTCACCCTCACCCTCAGGATAGGAAGTGACTTAAAAGTCATCTGACTGGGCCTCTGTTGCCTGAATTCCTCTGAGAGGCATCACCTGCTTGTATGCCCCCGTGCTGGAGAGCTCACTACCATGTGAGGTAGCACATTCAGTCTTCAGAAAGCTTTGATGGAGACAGAGATCTTTCTTAGGCTGAGCTGAAATCTGTCATCCTGCCTTTCCACCCACTGTTCCCAACTTTGCCCGGTGGGGCCCCAGAATTCAGCAGGGCCCTGTCCTGCATCTTCCAAAGTCTGATCTTCTCTAGTTCTTGCTACCATCCCTTATGTGACCACATATCCAGCCCCTTCTTCACCTCATCACCACCTCTGTACACACTTCAGACTGTCACTGACTCTAATGCaaggtgggggctgggctgggtgaagaATTGCAGCTGGACACTGGCTTGTGCAGGGCAAGCAGCACATCGCCCAGGAGCCCATGGATTTCTGGCCACCATGCCACCCTGGTGACTCCTTAGCGTCCTGTTAGTGAGGCTCCAGTGTGGTTCCCATGAGTTGCTGTGATTCCTGCCACTTCCACCTGAGATATTCTTTAAAAGCCTCTGTGACTCCATTATCCAGAGTAACATGTGAAACCCCaattttttctctaatatttatttgtctgtgctgagtcttagttgtgacacatgagatctttagttgtggcatgtgggttctagttccctgaccactgCACATTGGGAGtgccaagtcttagccactggagcactagggaagtcccccaaaatcttttttttaattctggtaAAAATCACATGACATAGAATTCACCATCTTGACCACTTTTTAGTAAAGTGTGCTCACAGTGTTGTAAAGCAGATCTCCaggactttttcatcttgcagatctgaaactctgtactcattCAACAGCACCTTCCCTCTCGGTGGGCTGAGGACTTTAGGTGGTAGCTCCACCCTCTGCCTTATGACTTGTTACCATGGCCATGGTTTTCACCTACATGCCTTTGTCACAGCATCTCCCCATCTCTGCCTGTCAATCCAGACCTCCCAGATCCTGGCATTTGGCACCCTTTTCCCACCCTGTCCCACTCCCCATTACTATGACTGGACCCCACCAGACTGCCCCACCAGTTCCCAGAGTGTGGAGGTTGTGACCACTTGCCCACCACTGGCATGGCCTGCagtttccttccctctcctggTCAGTGTCTAGCCCAAAGCTCTGGAGGGCAAGCCCTGGGTCTTCTTCCCTCAAGTCCCCTAGCGACCCAATGGGATTCAATCTGAAGGCCCGGGAGACTTGAGGGATCTGgctgagggaggggaagaggaccCCTGCTGGTTAATCTCCATGGCCTCTGGAGGAAAAGACCTCAGAGGAGGATAAAGGTGGCTGGTGATGGTGACTTGGGCCAGTGGATGGAGGGAGGCTTCTCTCATCCTCTGGTTTATACCCTCTGCCCACAGCAGGCTTCAGGGACAGGCTCCTGCCAGAGGGGACTAGCTCAGTTCTATGGACCCCCCTGTGGCCCTCACACATAACTCAACCATTTCCATGGTGATGGCAGGGGGTCCTCCCAGACTCCTAAGGCTGAGGTCAGCACATTCAGAGTCTTAGCCTAACCAGCTCCTGTTCAGACATCTGCAGGGCCTCAAATCAGGCCTAACCATGTTAGGCTGCTTTTCTCCAAGTTCCTCTTGAACTGTGCTCACTTGCACCTTGACCCTGCCACACTGTTGGCTGTTGTTTTCAAGACTCTGTCCCTTCTGGGTATGAGCTCTTTGAGGGAAGGACATAGCTAACTTGTCCGAACCTCTGGCGTGTGGTATGGGACTTGGCACAGCGGACACACTCGGAGAGCAGATGAACAGATAGATGAGTTGGGGTTGGATGGATGATAGATGGGTGATTGGATGCTGCTACTTACATCATGAATCAATAGGTGGATGGATGAGAGATGGATGGAGGATGTGGGATAGATGAAGTTCCATTTCAGATTCGAATTGATATGACCTCTGTCCACTACTGACCTGGCCTACCTTTGACTTCACCACTTCTCCCCTCCCAGTTCCAGCCCCATTGGTTTTGCCCCTTCTGAGGTTGTGACCCAGTTGGGCACACCTTCCTTCACCTGCTGAGTCAGCTGAACACAccccgccctgcccccacccccacccccacagcatTCTTTCCCACACTCTCCCCTCTCTCCACTTCCTGATGCTGTCCTGCCCTGGTCAGtcctcctctctccatctgtCCCTCTGTCTTGGGGCAGTGCAGGTACCCCTGCACTCCAGCCAGGCCTGTTCTCTCTGAGCTCCCTTCTCCAGCCCTTCCCAGTCCTCCCCTAGCATGCACCATAGGTCCCATCTGAGATATCCAGTCTCCTTCACACATTTTCTTTCAGATGTTCTGctcttccctgtccagcaccccCCTCTCCATCTGCTCTGCGCCTCCAGCCCATCCTCCACTCAGCAGCCAGCAAGGTCTTCCAGAAACAGAGGTCTCCTTAGCTCACCTCCCTTCCCTCAGTCAGTCACTTCCCATTGTCATGAATAAAGACCCAGATACCTTACATGGCCCATGGGGCCCTACACAGCCCTGGGGGTGTTGGTGTGCAGAGATTGGGGCAGCAAGCCTGGCCCTGTGGCCTCAGGTCTGAGCTGGGCCATGCTCTGAAGCCTGCAGGGTACTTTCCTACTTCCTGTGGCTCTTTTCTGCTCACTGAGATGGTCTCCATCTTGAACTCCTTGCAGCCTCCAAGCAGTTTAACGACGAGGTCCTGAAGGCCCACAATGAGTACCGGAAGCAGCATGGTGTCCCCCCACTGAAGCTCTGCAAGAAGCTCAACCGGGAGGCTCAGCAGTGAGTGCCCCCCAGTGCCCAAGGCCCTTCATGGTGCTGCCGCTGCCGCAGTCATGGATGGGCGCTAGGATGCAGGAGAGATGTGGGCTTGGGGGGCAAACACAGCCATACTTGAATAGCCCCTCTGCCATTTACCTAGGTGGGTCCCATTGTtcctctgagccttagttttctcctctgtaaagtggAACTGGAGCAGGGGCTTAGAAGCGATGCAGGTGTGATATTCCTGATTGCCTCCGCGAGCCTCAGGGCAGGGACGGAAGCTCAGCCACGCTAGGTTAGGGCTCCTACTTTTGAGGCTTCCCCAGGCTGTACGCACTCTAAGGAAGCACCGTGGACTCCTGCAGGTATTCAGAGGCCCTGGCCAGCACGAGGATCCTCAAGCACAGCCCAGAGTCCAGTCGTGGCCAGTGTGGAGAGAACTTGGCATGGGCATCCTACGATCAGACAGGTGGGTCATTTCTCAGCCCCCCACCCACTGCCTGAGCCGGGCCTGGGACATCCAGTGTTCAGGCTCCTCCTGGCCCCAGTGCCCTCATAGTGCCCCCATGGTGCCGCTACCTGCCCAGAAAGGGGAAAGAACCCCAGAGCTCTCTATCTGCCCCCAGGGGCTGACTGCAGTTCACCACAAGGGCTCCAGGGGCCAGCTCAGGGCCAGGCCTGTGCGGGGTGCCAGGGACACAGAGATGAGTCAGACTGCCCGCCCCCGCACTCCCTTGAAAAGAACTCCCAGCTGAGAGTGGGGGCGGGGGAAAGACTGTTTGTGTGCTGAGTCTCAGCCTGACCCTGTGGGCACTGCAGCATCCCCAGTTACAGAAGAATTTTACTTTCCTCATGTTCTGCTAAAAGTCTTTTCAGTGCTCATATATTAACTGTTTTCATGAGAAAAGTGCAATAGAGCTTTTTTCCATGTTGGACAAAGTAATAATAACGGGAAAGGCAAttcctcacccaaggtcacagccTGGATGGTGATCCCACCACACTGACCAAACATTGTGGAGCTTCCTGGCTCTGAGAGGGCTGGCGTGGCTTTTTAGGAAAAATGCTGGAGAGAGCCACCTCGCGCTCTGACCGCCTCCCTCCCCTGCAGGAGAATGACTGTTCCCTCCCTGGCCTCACATTCCTGGGGGTTCCCCAGGGAGGCCCTGGGCAGCCTCTATGTTTCCAGGCAGAGCTCTCCACGAGAAGCATGGGCCTGCCCCTGAGGAGGGTGGAGCCCAAGGCCTGCAGACCCTCCCCAGGCTCAGGCTGTGGGCctggatggggagaagggaggggggcgGGAAAGAGCCAGCAGGAGATGAGGCTCCCTCCCAGCCTCACGATGGCTCCCCGTGGAGCCTTGAGCAAGTCTGCTACCCTTCCTGGCTCCAGTGTCCCCATCCCTACAGAGAGGGGTTGGGTGGGTGGTCTCTAGGGCAGCAGTTTCCCATCTTGGCTGGACCCTGATCTCTCCTCCAGAGACACTGATACAATCAGTATCAGGCATCAGTAATTTTGAAAAACTTCCCACTGCTCTCAGAGGCCCTGCCACTGCAGGTGTGGTCCATGGATCAGCCACATCACCTGGAAATGTGTTAGCAGTGCAGACTCAAGGCTCTACCTAGATCTGCCGGAGTCCAAAGCTGTGTTTTAACAAAAGCTCCAGGTGATTCGTGCACTTGTTAAAGTTCAAGACTTACTGCCCTGAGGCCCAAGGCTCCTAGCTCTCTGGCCCTGAGTTCAGCTGCTCCCAGGGGAATCCTGTGACCAGTGGATGCTCCAGGAGAGGGCCCTTCTGCCTGCAGCAGAGACCCTGACCCACCAGCCCAATTACGCTTCCTCCTGTGGATGTTTCAGGAGCAAGAGTTGTGGTGGGATGAGGGCAGTCTCCGGAAAGCTCACAGCATTGTTAGAAGCCCTTGGAGTATGTTGCATTCAGGCCTGTTGTATAGAGGCCCAGAAGAACTGGGCAGGCTTTGCCCAGGATTGCACAGCGAATTGGTTGCAGGGCAGGGACACGATGCAGGTCCCCTGACCTCAGGtcagggctcttcccaacccccaAGAAGGCCCTCCCTTCAGCCTGGATGTGCTCACGGGCAAGAGTCCCCATGTCAGCCCGTTGGTGCTTCATGAAATGTCTGATTGAGGGATGGGTGCTTCGGGGCTAATGGGAGATGGAAGGAATAGGGAGTCAGTTAATTTTGCTGCTGAGTTGTCAGCAGTGTCTTCTCCTTACAGGAAAGGAGGTAGCTGATAGATGGTACAGTGAGATCAAGAACTACAACTTTCAGCAGCCTGGCTTCACCTCTGGGACAGGTGAGTGATGTGGACACAGCAGTGACCTGGCCCGGGGTGGGGTTGTAGTCTGGGTCTGACTACAGAGGAACTAACCCCCTAAAAATCAAtcactttccttctgttttacTTCCATATTTCTCTGGTTTGACTTTGCCCAGAGGGCAAAACCATCCCCACCTCTtcgaaacacacacatacacacacacacacacgtaacacACTCCTCCATCCAAGAGCACCCAAGCTGCCGGTTCCTGCCCCAGCAGCTCAGCGCTCTTCAGATGAC from Bos indicus x Bos taurus breed Angus x Brahman F1 hybrid chromosome 8, Bos_hybrid_MaternalHap_v2.0, whole genome shotgun sequence includes these protein-coding regions:
- the GLIPR2 gene encoding Golgi-associated plant pathogenesis-related protein 1 isoform X1, whose translation is MGKSASKQFNDEVLKAHNEYRKQHGVPPLKLCKKLNREAQQYSEALASTRILKHSPESSRGQCGENLAWASYDQTGKEVADRWYSEIKNYNFQQPGFTSGTGHFTAMVWKNTKKMGVGKASASDGSSFVVARYFPAGNVVNQGFFEENVLPPKK
- the GLIPR2 gene encoding Golgi-associated plant pathogenesis-related protein 1 isoform X2, producing the protein MGKSASKQFNDEVLKAHNEYRKQHGVPPLKLCKKLNREAQQTLHSHGMEEYKEDGSGEGICK